The following proteins are encoded in a genomic region of Hippopotamus amphibius kiboko isolate mHipAmp2 chromosome 8, mHipAmp2.hap2, whole genome shotgun sequence:
- the NEU2 gene encoding sialidase-2 isoform X2, whose product MEMWHTQEAVAQAQLEGHRSMNPSPLYDEKTGTIFLFFIAIPDQVSEHHQLHTRVNVTRLCQVTSTDYGRSWSPVRDLTESVIGPAHKDWATFAVGPGHCLQLHNQTQSLVVPAYAYRNPTSPQVPSPSAFCLLSHDHGRTWVRGNFVARDTLECQVAEVGDVKQRMVYLNARSSLRARVQAQSTSDGLDFGETQTVRKLVEPPHGCQGSIISFPSPHAGSEPPDRWLLYTHPTDPRRRSNLGVYLNRRPPSPLAWSEPTMLAPGSCAYSDLQSMGAGPDGSPQFGCLYESNDYKEIIFVMFTLKQAFPAEFLPL is encoded by the exons ATGGAGATG TGGCACACGCAGGAGGCAGTGGCCCAAGCCCAGCTGGAGGGCCACCGGTCCATGAATCCGAGCCCCCTTTATGACGAGAAGACGGGGaccattttcctcttcttcattgCCATCCCTGATCAGGTGTCAGAGCACCACCAGCTCCACACCAGGGTCAACGTGACGCGGCTGTGCCAGGTCACCAGCACTGACTACGGGAGGTCCTGGAGCCCTGTCAGAGACCTCACGGAGTCCGTCATCGGCCCGGCCCACAAGGACTGGGCCACTTTCGCGGTGGGCCCGGGGCACTGTTTGCAGCTGCACAACCAGACGCAGAGCCTGGTGGTGCCGGCCTACGCCTACCGCAACCCCACATCCCCGCAGGTGCCTTCCCCCTCTGCCTTCTGCTTGCTCAGCCACGACCATGGGCGCACGTGGGTGAGAGGGAACTTCGTGGCCCGGGACACCCTGGAGTGCCAGGTGGCCGAAGTCGGGGACGTGAAGCAGAGGATGGTGTATCTGAACGCGAGAAGCTCCCTCCGAGCCAGGGTCCAGGCCCAGAGCACCAGTGACGGGCTCGATTTCGGGGAGACCCAGACAGTGCGGAAGCTGGTGGAGCCTCCCCATGGCTGCCAAGGGAGCATCATCAGTTTCCCCAGCCCTCACGCTGGGTCAGAACCCCCAGACCGATGGCTGCTCTACACTCACCCAACTGACCCACGGAGGCGATCCAACCTAGGCGTGTACCTCAACCGGCGGCCCCCCTCACCCTTGGCCTGGTCAGAGCCCACCATGCTGGCTCCGGGCAGCTGTGCTTACTCAGACCTCCAGAGCATGGGCGCCGGCCCCGACGGGTCGCCCCAGTTTGGGTGTCTGTACGAATCGAATGATTACAAGGAGATCATCTTTGTCATGTTCACCCTGAAACAGGCCTTCCCAGCTGAGTTTCTGCCACTCTGA
- the NEU2 gene encoding sialidase-2 isoform X1: MASCSVLQRERVFHSGAYVYRIPSLLYLPQQKTLLAFAEERTSKKDEHAKLIVLRRGSYDASTHQVWWHTQEAVAQAQLEGHRSMNPSPLYDEKTGTIFLFFIAIPDQVSEHHQLHTRVNVTRLCQVTSTDYGRSWSPVRDLTESVIGPAHKDWATFAVGPGHCLQLHNQTQSLVVPAYAYRNPTSPQVPSPSAFCLLSHDHGRTWVRGNFVARDTLECQVAEVGDVKQRMVYLNARSSLRARVQAQSTSDGLDFGETQTVRKLVEPPHGCQGSIISFPSPHAGSEPPDRWLLYTHPTDPRRRSNLGVYLNRRPPSPLAWSEPTMLAPGSCAYSDLQSMGAGPDGSPQFGCLYESNDYKEIIFVMFTLKQAFPAEFLPL, encoded by the exons ATGGCGTCCTGCTCTGTCCTGCAGAGGGAGAGAGTGTTCCACTCTGGAGCCTATGTCTACAGGATTCCCAGTCTGCTCTACCTGCCTCAGCAGAAGACCCTGTTGGCCTTTGCAGAAGAGCGGACAAGCAAGAAGGATGAGCATGCAAAGTTAATTGTCCTGCGCAGGGGAAGCTACGACGCGTCCACTCACCAGGTCTGG TGGCACACGCAGGAGGCAGTGGCCCAAGCCCAGCTGGAGGGCCACCGGTCCATGAATCCGAGCCCCCTTTATGACGAGAAGACGGGGaccattttcctcttcttcattgCCATCCCTGATCAGGTGTCAGAGCACCACCAGCTCCACACCAGGGTCAACGTGACGCGGCTGTGCCAGGTCACCAGCACTGACTACGGGAGGTCCTGGAGCCCTGTCAGAGACCTCACGGAGTCCGTCATCGGCCCGGCCCACAAGGACTGGGCCACTTTCGCGGTGGGCCCGGGGCACTGTTTGCAGCTGCACAACCAGACGCAGAGCCTGGTGGTGCCGGCCTACGCCTACCGCAACCCCACATCCCCGCAGGTGCCTTCCCCCTCTGCCTTCTGCTTGCTCAGCCACGACCATGGGCGCACGTGGGTGAGAGGGAACTTCGTGGCCCGGGACACCCTGGAGTGCCAGGTGGCCGAAGTCGGGGACGTGAAGCAGAGGATGGTGTATCTGAACGCGAGAAGCTCCCTCCGAGCCAGGGTCCAGGCCCAGAGCACCAGTGACGGGCTCGATTTCGGGGAGACCCAGACAGTGCGGAAGCTGGTGGAGCCTCCCCATGGCTGCCAAGGGAGCATCATCAGTTTCCCCAGCCCTCACGCTGGGTCAGAACCCCCAGACCGATGGCTGCTCTACACTCACCCAACTGACCCACGGAGGCGATCCAACCTAGGCGTGTACCTCAACCGGCGGCCCCCCTCACCCTTGGCCTGGTCAGAGCCCACCATGCTGGCTCCGGGCAGCTGTGCTTACTCAGACCTCCAGAGCATGGGCGCCGGCCCCGACGGGTCGCCCCAGTTTGGGTGTCTGTACGAATCGAATGATTACAAGGAGATCATCTTTGTCATGTTCACCCTGAAACAGGCCTTCCCAGCTGAGTTTCTGCCACTCTGA